Proteins encoded by one window of Salvia splendens isolate huo1 chromosome 14, SspV2, whole genome shotgun sequence:
- the LOC121763561 gene encoding uncharacterized protein LOC121763561: MVVKLMSWRPWPPLISRKFRVRLSVKSLECGDLAHEDNNGDLAVEIRWKGHKISLGSFRRSVRRNCTREEMVKRVDGPNGAVLVEWDEEFHTVCTLTGHKENVFNPWEISFNVLHGLSQGMKNKISIVGSASLNLADYASKTEENVEVKLPLTVSGILVESHPMLCLSFSLLELLDVQEAAAVVQSPVKSLPSPSPSGETCATEKDEVSALKASLRKVKIFTDYVSTHRAKKACREEGGSQEMSSAKSEEGEYAYSLDSDSLDEYVEGESNEVKEDTSVRKSFSYGTLAVANYAGSSFYSSARINNEGEGWVYYSNRRKSDVGCSNVEDLSSNNSEQTSFQNSKRSILPWRKRKLSFRSPKSKGEPLLKKSYAEDGGDDIDFDRRQLSSDEGASLGWYRTDEESNTNRTSVSEFGDDSFAVGTWEQKEITSRDGHLKIQTEVFFASIDQRSERAAGESACTALVAVIADWLHNSNNLMPIKSQFDSLIRDGSLEWRNLCEKETYRERFPDKHFDLETVIEAQIRRLCLVHEKSFIGFFHPEEGNFDFLHGAMSFDSIWDEITASLESNGDSPIFIVSWNDHFFILKVDSDAYYIIDTLGERLHEGCNQAYILKFDANTTICKLPGTSQSSEEKPDVNAQPINSEEGTLVTVDTEAVAMYEQGQEEEVVCQGKESCKEYIKSFLAAIPIRELQEDMRKGLSLSTPLHHRLQIEFHFTQAKEQPASSFLQWMS; this comes from the exons ATGGTGGTGAAGTTAATGAGCTGGAGACCATGGCCGCCTCTTATTTCGAGGAAATTCCGCGTGAGGCTCAGCGTGAAGAGCCTCGAGTGCGGGGATTTGGCGCATGAGGATAATAATGGTGATCTCGCGGTGGAGATCAGGTGGAAGGGGCACAAGATTTCGCTGGGCTCCTTCAGGAGGAGTGTGAGGAGGAACTGTACTAGGGAGGAGATGGTGAAGAGGGTCGATGGCCCCAACGGCGCCGTTTTGGTGGAGTGGGATGAAGAGTTCCACACCGTTTGCACCCTCACTGGGCATAAGGAGAATGTGTTTAATCCTTGGGAAATCAGCTTCAATGTTTTGCAC GGCCTGAGTCAAGGgatgaaaaacaaaatatcaattGTGGGTTCAGCGTCCTTGAACCTTGCTGACTATGCTTCCAAGACTGAGGAGAACGTTGAAGTGAAGCTTCCTTTAACTGTTTCTGGCATTCTGGTTGAGAGTCATCCAATGCTCTGT TTATCTTTCAGCTTGCTGGAGCTTTTAGACGTGCAGGAAGCAGCGGCTGTGGTGCAAAGCCCCGTAAAGTCTCTTCCGTCTCCTTCACCATCCGGAGAAACTTGTGCTACGGAAAAAGACGAGGTTTCTGCTCTTAAAGCTAGTCTGAGGAAGGTAAAAATATTCACAGACTACGTTTCAACTCATAGGGCTAAGAAGGCCTGCCGAGAGGAAGGGGGTAGTCAGGAAATGAGCTCTGCAAAGAGTGAGGAGGGTGAATATGCTTACTCTTTGGATTCAGATTCACTTGATGAATATGTGGAAGGAGAATCTAACGAAGTAAAGGAGGATACTTCTGTTAGGAAATCATTTAGCTATGGTACATTGGCTGTTGCCAACTATGCAGGTTCTTCGTTTTATTCTAGTGCTAGAATCAATAATGAGGGTGAGGGTTGGGTTTACTACAGCAACAGACGTAAATCAGATGTTGGCTGCTCTAATGTAGAGGATCTTTCATCAAATAACTCTGAGCAAACGTCATTTCAGAACTCTAAACGTAGTATTTTGCCGTGGAGAAAGAGGAAACTTAGTTTCAGATCTCCTAAATCTAAAGGAGAGCCGTTACTTAAGAAGTCTTATGCAGAAGATGGTGGTGATGATATAGACTTTGACCGCAGGCAGCTCAGTTCTGATGAAGGAGCCTCTTTAGGG TGGTATAGAACTGATGAAGAGTCGAATACAAATCGGACATCAGTTTCTGAGTTTGGCGATGACAGTTTCGCTGTTGGCACATGGGAGCAAAAAGAAATAACAAGCCGGGATGGTCATTTGAAGATCCAAACTGAGGTGTTCTTTGCTTCGATAGATCAAAGAAGCGAAAGGGCTGCAGGAGAAAGCGCGTGCACAGCACTAGTTGCTGTCATTGCTGATTGGTTGCACAACAGTAACAACCTCATGCCGATCAAGTCGCAGTTTGACTCTCTAATCAGAGATGGCTCGTTGGAATGGAGAAACCTCTGTGAGAAGGAAACTTATAGGGAGCGGTTCCCTGATAAGCACTTTGATCTGGAGACAGTCATCGAAGCTCAAATCCGTCGTCTTTGTTTAGTTCATGAGAAGTCATTCATTGGGTTCTTCCACCCTGAGGAGGGGAATTTCGATTTTCTGCACGGTGCTATGTCATTTGATAGTATTTGGGATGAAATCACTGCCTCTTTGGAGAGCAATGGCGACTCCCCTATTTTCATTGTCAGCTGGAATGATCACTTCTTCATCCTCAAGGTTGACAGCGATGCTTACTACATCATTGACACATTAGGGGAGCGGCTGCATGAGGGGTGTAACCAGGCATACATACTGAAATTCGACGCGAACACTACCATCTGTAAACTGCCAGGTACTAGTCAATCATCAGAAGAAAAACCTGATGTGAATGCACAACCAATCAACTCTGAAGAAGGTACCCTAGTGACAGTTGACACGGAAGCAGTAGCGATGTACGAGCAAGGACAGGAAGAAGAGGTCGTTTGTCAAGGTAAAGAGTCGTGCAAAGAATACATAAAGAGTTTCTTGGCAGCGATCCCGATCAGGGAATTGCAGGAAGATATGAGGAAAGGTTTGTCCTTGTCGACACCTCTCCATCACCGGCTGCAGATAGAGTTTCACTTCACTCAGGCCAAGGAGCAGCCGGCATCCTCGTTCCTCCAATGGATGTCGTGA
- the LOC121763578 gene encoding mitochondrial outer membrane import complex protein METAXIN-like: MEDEREALTLVARKPSFSLPTACPNCLPAYIYLKFANIPFTLEFNLIHPDSDQIPFVESGDYVACNNENGGVLQKLKEDAIVDLDAEVSGIPEWVSFKAMVESWLADAVLYELWVGSDGMSAHKIYYSDLPWPIGKILYYKQVYAVKQLLGITSENAQRREEEIYRRVTLAYSALAARLGEHTFFFEERPTSLDAVFLGHALFTLLALPETSVLRSKLLGHANLVKYAENHKLEYIDASSSSSSVPRSDPSSSASKRGPSHWSSKPKNKPSREKAEEEKKFKRRAKYFLATQLVAILVFLSVLGGSNDAEVELGDDYE; this comes from the exons ATGGAAGATGAAAGAGAGGCGCTGACACTCGTGGCAAGAAAGCCCAGTTTCTCGCTGCCCACTGCTTGCCCCAATTGTCTCCCTGCTTACATTTATCTTAAATTTGCCAACATCCCATTCACTTTGGAATTCAATCTCATTCATCCTGATTCTG ATCAGATACCATTTGTGGAGTCTGGTGATTATGTTGCTTGTAACAATGAGAACGGTGGGGTCCTTCAGAAATTAAAGGAAGATGCCATTGTTGACTTGGATGCTGAGGTCAGTGGTATACCTGAATGGGTATCATTTAAGGCGATGGTTGAGTCATGGCTTGCTGATGCAGTCTTGTATGAACTATGGGTGGGTTCCGATGGCATGTCAGCTCACAAGATTTATTACTCTGATCTCCCTTGGCCAATAGGAAAGATTTTGTACTATAAGCAAGTCTATGCAGTGAAACAACTACTTGGGATAACATCAGAGAATGCACAAAGGAGGGAAGAAGAG ATATATAGAAGAGTGACTTTGGCATATAGTGCTTTGGCAGCTAGATTGGGGGAACATACATTTTTCTTCGAAGAAAG GCCAACAAGTTTGGATGCAGTTTTTCTTGGGCATGCTCTGTTTACTCTTCTTGCTTTACCT GAAACATCTGTTCTAAGAAGCAAGCTTTTGGGTCATGCTAATCTTGTGAAGTATGCTGAGAATCATAAACTGGAGTATATAGATGCCagttcatcatcttcatcagtTCCTCGGTCAGATCCCTCATCATCTGCTTCAAAACGAGGTCCTTCACATTGGA GTTCAAAGCCAAAGAACAAACCTAGTAGGGAGAAGGCAGAGGAAGAGAAGAAGTTCAAGAGACGTGCTAAATACTTTCTAGCTACTCAGCTTGTTGCTATTCTGGTTTTCCTTTCCGTTCTTGGTGGATCTAATGATGCTGAGGTGGAGCTTGGTGATGATTATGAGTAG
- the LOC121764399 gene encoding auxin-responsive protein SAUR50-like, translated as MKKMNAINQIVRLRQVMRSWKNKSRYQPADLNPRTPSGSVAVYVGRERHRFVVPTRFLNFPFFVALLNQAEEEFGYQATGGIALPCDAGFFSCIMDLLQKDEKNLQGLGLHEFVQMVSEAQFGTKSVRGHSIKLESRMTQSCKRYYSSPPPNSVTPLLQKTRV; from the coding sequence ATGAAGAAAATGAACGCAATCAATCAGATTGTAAGGCTAAGGCAAGTGATGAGGAGCTGGAAAAACAAGAGCCGCTACCAACCGGCCGATCTGAACCCCCGAACCCCATCCGGTTCTGTGGCGGTCTATGTCGGGCGGGAGCGTCACCGCTTCGTGGTCCCGACCCGGTTCTTGAACTTCCCGTTTTTCGTGGCCCTCCTGAACCAGGCCGAGGAGGAGTTCGGGTACCAGGCCACCGGTGGCATTGCGCTGCCGTGCGACGCCGGTTTCTTCAGCTGCATCATGGACCTTCTCCAAAAAGACGAGAAAAACTTGCAAGGTTTAGGGCTCCACGAGTTCGTGCAGATGGTTTCGGAGGCGCAGTTCGGGACCAAGTCTGTTCGGGGACATTCGATAAAATTGGAATCAAGGATGACTCAGTCATGCAAGCGCTATTATTCGTCGCCGCCGCCCAACTCCGTCACGCCGTTGCTGCAAAAAACTAGGGTTTGA